Within Sinorhizobium sp. RAC02, the genomic segment CGTTCCGCGAAAAACTGTCCCGGCTGGTGAAGGACCGGATCGCGGAGGGCAGGGCGCCGGTCATCGTGACCATGCACAGTTTTACGCCGGTCTATTTCGGCAAGCCGCGGGCTGTCGAGATCGGCGTCCTGCATGATGCGGATACGCGCCTCGCCGATGCGATGCTGGCCGCGGTCGGCACCGGTGGTCTCTACGATACCCGTCGCAACGAGCCCTATGGACCGGAAGACGGCGTGACGCATACGCTGAAGGAGCACGGCCTTTCCAACGGCCTGCTGAACGTGATGATCGAGGTCCGCAACGACCTCATTCGAGATGAAGTCGACCAGAGGGTCGTGGCCGACTATCTGACGGGATTGCTCATCGAGAGCCTTCCCGCCGCATAACAAAGAAAAAGACCCGGGGAGCGGCATGTCCGCGGCGCATATCCCACGCATTTCGTGGGCCTCAGACACAGGCGGACCTCGGCAATTCCGCCAGGGACCAGTCGATACAGGGGAAAAACATGTCAGGTTATTCGGATAACGATAAACATGAGGATATGCAGGTCCTGCATTCCATGGGCTATGCGCAGGAACTCGAGCGGCGGATGAGCCAGTTCTCGAACTTTGCCGTGTCCTTTTCGATCATTTGCATTCTTTCCGGCGGCATCAATTCGCTGGCGCAGGCGACATCCGGCGCGGGGGGCGCTGCGATCGGCATCGGCTGGCCGCTCGGCTGCTTCATTTCGCTCGTCTTTGCCGTCGCCATGGCACAGATCAGCTCGGCCTATCCGACGGCCGGCGGCCTCTACCACTGGGGCTCGATCCTGGGTAACCGCTTTACCGGCTGGCTGACCGCCTGGTTCAACCTGCTCGGCCTCGTTACCGTGCTCGGCGCCATCAATGTCGGCACCTACTATTTCTTCATGGGTTCGTTCGGCACACCGTATTTCGGCCTGGAAGACACGACCACGACCCGCATCATCTTCCTGGCGGTCATCACCGGCGCACAGGCGCTCGTGAACCACATGGGCATCGGCCTCACGGCCAAGCTGACGGACTTCTCCGGCTACCTGATCTTCGCAACGTCGATCCTGCTCGCCATCGTGTGCCTCATTGCAGCCGACAGCTACGATATCGGCCGCCTCTTCACCTTCTCGAACTATTCCGGTGCGGCCGGCGGCAACGTCTGGCCGGAAAATTCCGGCACCTGGGTGTTCCTGTTGGGTCTGCTGCTGCCGATCTATACGATCACCGGCTACGACGCCTCGGCGCACACCTCGGAAGAAACCGTCAAGGCGGCGACGTCCGTGCCGCGCGGCATGGTCTCCTCCGTGCTGTGGTCTGCCCTTTTCGGCTATATCATGCTGTGCTCCTTCGTTCTGATGATCCCGTCGTCGGTCACCAATGCCGACGGCACCACCACCGAAGGCATGGCGGCTGCGGCAGCGCAGGGCTGGAACGTTTTCTTCTGGACGATGGACACGCAGGTTCATCCGGTGGTGAAGGATGTTCTCTACTTCTTCATCCTGATTGCCCAGTGGCTGTGCGGCCTTGCAACGGTCACGTCCGTTTCGCGCATGATCTTCGCCTTCTCGCGTGACGGCGGTCTGCCGTTCTCGCGTGGCCTGTCCAAGGTAAGCCCGAACTACCGTACGCCGGTTGCCGCCATCTGGACCGGTTCCATCCTGTCGGTGCTGTTCGTCTGGGGTTCGTCGCTCGTCTCCATCGGCGAGACGCCGGTCTATACGGTCGTCGTATCGTGCACGGTCATCTTCTTGTTCTTCTCCTTCGCGATCCCGATTGCACTCGGCCTCTTCGCCTGGGGCACATCGAAGTGGGACAAGATGGGTCCGTGGAACCTCGGCGAAGGCGTCTTCAAGCTGTTTGCCATCCTGTCGATCATCGCCATGGTGCTGATCTTCGTGCTCGGCATCCAGCCGCCGAACGATTGGGCGCTCTACATCACCGTCGGCTTCCTCGTCCTGACCGCGATCATCTGGTTCGGCCTTGAAAACCGCCGCTTCAAGGGCCCGCCGATCGGTGACGAAGTCGCCCGCCGCCAGGCCGAGATCGCTGCCGCCGAAAAGGCTGTCGGCCAGGTCTGACCATTTTTAGCGCGGGGGCCGTGCATGCGGCCCCCGTTTTCATTTCCGACCGACGCGCGGCGATTGCCGGGCACCATTTCTGGGACCAAGAACCATGAGCATGACCTACACATTCGATGATCTGAAGAAGGATGTTGCCGAGGGCCGCATCGACACCGTTCTCGCCTGCCTCGTCGACATGCAGGGCCGCCTCATGGGCAAGCGTTTCCAGGCAGAATATTTTGTCGAGAGCGCCTACGAGGAAACGCATAGCTGCAACTACCTGCTCGCCACCGACATGGAGATGGAGACCGTCTCCGGCTACAAGTCGACGAGCTGGGCCGCCGGTTACGGCGATTATACGATGAAGCCCGACCTTGCCACGCTGCGCAAGCTGCCCTGGCTGGAAGGCACGGCGCTGGTGCTGTGCGACGTGCTCGACCACCATACTCACGCGGAAGTGCCGCATTCGCCGCGCGCCATCCTCAAGAAGCAGGTGAAGCGGCTGGAGGCCCTGGGCCTCAAGGCCTTCATGGCGAGCGAACTCGAATTCTTCCTCTTCGACCAGACCTTCGATGATGCCCGCGAAAGCGGCTACCGCGATCTGCGCACCGCGTCCGGCTACAACGAGGACTACCACATCTTCCAGACCACTAAGGAAGAAGACGTCATGCGCGCGCTGCGCAAGGGCCTGCAGGGTGCCGGCATTCCGGTGGAAAACTCCAAGGGCGAGGCGTCGCCCGGCCAGGAGGAAATCAACGTGCGCTATGCCGAGGCCGTCACGATGGCTGACCGGCATTCGATCATCAAGAACGCCACCAAGGAAATCGCCTGGCAGCGCGGCAAGTCCGTGACCTTCCTTGCCAAGTGGAACTACACCGCCGCCGGCTCCTCCTCGCACATCCACCAGTCGCTGTGGAGTCTGGACGGCAAGGAGGCAAAGTTCTTCGACAAGGACGCCAAGTACGGCATGTCGGAGTTGATGCACAATTACGTGGCCGGCCTGCTCGCGCATGCCAGCGAGATCACCTATTTCCTCGCGCCCTATATCAACTCCTACAAGCGCTTCGTTGCCGGCACCTTTGCGCCGACCAAGGCGATCTGGAGCAAGGACAACCGCACGGCCGGCTACCGCCTGTGCGGCGAGGGCACCAAGGGCATTCGTATCGAATGCCGCGTCGGCGGCTCCGACCTCAACCCCTATCTCGCCATGGCGGCGCTGCTCGCGGCCGGCATTGCCGGCATCGAGGAGAAGCTGGAGCTCGAAGCACCCTTCGTCGGTGACGCCTATGGTGGCAAGGACGCCCGCGAGATTCCGAAGACGCTGCGCGGTGCGACCGCTGCACTGACCGGTTCCAAGATGCTGCGCGAAGCCTTCGGTGATGACGTCATCGATCACTATGTCCGTGCTGCCGAATGGGAGCAGGAAGAGTACGATCGCCGCATCACCGACTGGGAGGTGGCGCGCGGCTTCGAGAGAGCGTAAGGCTGCGGCCAGTCAAGGTCGAACCGGCCCCGGCGTAATCCTTCAGGGATATTTGCCGCGTGGCTGGATCGGCTATTGTCCGGCGCTAAAGTTCATAATCTGAAACAGGAAGTCGATCATGACTGTGATCAAATGCATATCCCCCGTGGATGGCTCGGTTTATGCCGAGCGCGAGGCGATGCCGCTGGCGGCCGCGCAAGCGGTCGTTGCCCGCGCCAAGAAGGCACAGAAAAGCTGGGCGAAGCGCCCGCTTGAAGACCGTATCCAACTGGTGCTGAAGAGTGTCGCCCGCGTCAACGAGATGGCCGACGAGATCGTGCCGGAAATCGCCTGGCAGATGGGCCGTCCGGTCCGCTACGGCGGCGAGTTCAAGGGTTTCAACGAGCGCTCCAACTATGTCGCGGAGATTGCCGGCTCCTCGCTGGCGCCGATTGTCATCGAAAACAGCGCGCGCTTCGAGCGCCGCATCGAGCGCGAGCCGCATGGCGTCGTTTTCGTCATCGCGCCGTGGAACTATCCCTACATGACGGCGATCAACACGATCGCTCCCGCGCTGATGGCCGGCAATGTCGTCATCATCAAGCATGCCGCCCAAACGCTGCTCGTCGGCGAACGCCTCGTGCGCGCCTTTGCCGAAGCCGGCGTGCCGGAAGACGTCTTCCAGAACGTCTTCCTCGACCATGACACGACCTCCGCGCTGATCGCCGGCAACAGCTTCGACTTCGTCAACTTTACCGGCTCCGTCGAAGGCGGTCGGTCGATCGAACGCGCCGCCGCCGGCACCTTCACGCCGGTTGGCCTCGAACTCGGCGGCAAGGATCCGGGTTACGTCATGGAAGATGCCGACCTCGACGCCGCCGTCGACACGCTGATGGACGGCGCCACCTACAATTCCGGCCAGTGCTGCTGCGGCATCGAGCGCGTCTACGTCAACGAGAAGCTCTATGACGCCTTCGTCGAAAAGTCCGTCGCCTGGGTATCGAACTACAAGCTCGGCAATCCGCTCGATCCGGACACCACCCTCGGTCCGATGGCGCACAAGCGCTTTGCCGCGACCGTGCGGTCGCAGATCGCCGATGCCGTCTCGAAGGGCGCCAAGGCGCTCGTCGACCCGAAACTGTTTCCGGCCGATGACGGCGGCGCTTATGTCGCCCCGCAGGTTCTCGTCGATGTCGATCATTCGATGGAGTTCATGACGGAAGAGACCTTCGGCCCGGCCGTCGGCATCATGAAGGTGAAGAACGACGCGGAAGCGCTCGCGCTGATGAACGACTGCAAATACGGCCTCACCGTTTCGCTCTGGACGAAGGACAGCGACCGCGCCGCGACGATCGCCCGCGATCTGGAGACCGGTACGGTGTTCCAGAACCGTGCTGATTACCTCGACCCGGCGCTTTGCTGGACCGGCGTGAAGGAAACGGGCCGTGGCGGCTCGCTCTCCGTCATCGGCTTCCACAACCTTACCCGACCGAAATCCTACCATTTCAGGAAAGCTTGAAGAGCATGACCATCACCGCCAACTGGAGCTACCCGACCGCGATCAAGTTCGGGGCGGGCCGCATCAAGGAACTCGCTGACCATTGCAAGGCGGTCGGCATGAAGAAGCCGCTGCTCGTCACCGACCGCGGCCTTTCGACGATGCCGATCACGCAGGGCGCGCTCGATATCCTCGCTGCCGCCGGTCTTGGCCGCGCGATGTTCGCCGAGGTCGATCCGAACCCGAACGACAAGAACCTTGAAGCCGGCGTCAAGGCCTACAAGGATGGTGGCCATGACGGCGTCGTCGCCTTCGGGGGTGGCTCCGGCCTTGATCTCGGCAAGGCGATTGCCTTCATGGCCGGCCAGACCCGCCCGGTCTGGGATTTCGAGGATGTCGGTGACTGGTGGACGCGCGCCAATTCCGATGGCATCGCGCCGATCATCGCCGTGCCGACCACGGCCGGCACTGGTTCGGAAGTCGGCCGCGCCTCGGTCATCACCAATTCCGAGACGCACACCAAGAAGGTGATCTTCCATCCGAAGTTCCTGCCTTCGGTGACGATATGCGACCCGGAACTGACGGTCGGCATGCCGAAGGTCATCACGGCTGGCACCGGCATGGACGCGTTTGCCCATTGCCTCGAAGCCTATTGCTCACCGTTCTACCACCCGATGAGCCAAGGCATCGCGCTCGAAGGCATGCGCCTCGTCAAGGAATTTTTGCCGCGCGCTTACAAGGACGGGACCGATATCGAAGCCCGCGCCCATATGATGTCGGCCGCCGCCATGGGCGCCGTCGCCTTCCAGAAGGGGCTTGGTGCCATCCATTCGCTGTCGCACCCGGTTGGCGCGATCTACAACACGCACCACGGCATGACGAATGCCGTCGTGATGCCGCCGGTGCTGACCTTCAACCGCCCGGCCATCGAGGCGAAGATCGTCAGCGCTGCGGCCTATCTCGGCATTGCCGGCGGCTTTGACGGCTTCTTCGACTACGTACTTCGCCTGCGCGAAGAGCTCGGCGTGCCGGACAAACTGTCGGCGCTGGGCGTCGGCACCGACCGGATCGACGAAATGTCCGAAATGGCGATCGTCGACCCAACGGCCGGCGGCAATCCGGTGGAATTGACGCTCGACGCGGCCAAGCGTCTCTTCGTCGAGTGCATCTGAGTTTCGCTTTGACGATTGGGGTGGCGGTCAGGCGATCGCCACCCCGATTTTTTTATTACAATTATTACGAATTGCGCCGCATGATGTTTGTCATCAGAATGTCATGCAACTGTCATGATTTGCGCCGCTCCCTGGTGCAGCCTGGCGGTGTGGTGCGGTGTTAGCGTTATGGCAGTCATATCGGTAGCGAACGCCAAGGGCGGTTCGGGCAAGACGACGGCGGCGGTTTTACTTGCCACCGAACTCGTGCAGCGTGGTGCGCGCACCGCTCTTCTCGATTGCGACGAGCTGAAACTGGCGGCAAGCTGGGTGCGCGCCGCAAGGCTCGGCGAGGGGCTGACGCTACTGGACAATATTGCGGTCTCCAATTTCGCCGGCAATCTCAAGGCCCTGCGCGGCAGCCACGACCACGTCATCATCGACCTGTCGGGCGCCCGCGATGCCTTGGTCGCGTTTGCCGCCGGGCTTTCCGATCTCGTGCTGGTACCCGTCCAGGGTTGCGCGATGGATAGTCGTGGTGCGGCGCATGTGCTGGAACTGGTCGATCTCGTCAGCGCCAATGCGCATCTGCCGATCAAGCGGGCGGTCGTGCTCTCCCGTGTCAATCCGCTCGTTACCACCCATGCCTTGCGCAATGTGAAGACCGTGCTCGATGCGGCACGGATTCCTGTCGTCGGTACGCCTGTCATCGAGCGCAGCGCCTTTCGCGACATGTTCGAGACGGGCGGCACGCTCTACTCGATGAACGGTGGCCGGGTGAGCAATCTCGACAAGGCGATCCTCAATATGCAGGTCCTTGCCGATGACGTGCTGCGGCTTGTCGGCGTCGGGGAGGGCGGCAAGACGTGGGCGAAGACCGCCGTTGCCGCTCCTGCGCGCACTGGCCTGTCTTCTTCACCGCCGGTGAGCGTGCCGGCCGGCCCCTGAATTCTTACCGTTAACAATTGACACGCGCCCGGAGAATGCTGGTTTCCCGGGCTTTTTTCCTGCAGCTGGCAAACGCTGTTCGTCGTCTCATTAATCTTCGCGATACGGAAATTTCCATTTCGTTAACCATGTTTTGAAAGGTTTGAGTAAGCGGGCGCCATTTGCACAGGGTCGCCTGACGAGAGCGATGAGCAAGCTCGTAGAATTCACGGGGAAAGACATGCCAGTCATCACATTTGCCAATGCCAAGGGCGGCGCGGGCAAGACCACCGCGGCCCTCATCCTAGCCACCGAGCTTGCAAGCCAGGGTCACCGCGTCACCATTCTCGACGCGGACCCGCAGCGCTGGATTAGCCATTGGCACGAGATTTCCGGCCGCCAGCACAATATTGCCGTCATCTCGGAAGTCTCGATGGCCTCCATCCAGTGCCATATCCGCGAGAACCGCGACACGACCGACTATTTCATCATCGATCTGGCCGGTGCCCGCGATGCACTGGTCGCCACCGCCATCGGCCTTTCGGACCATGTGATGATTCCCGTGCAGGGCTGTGCGATGGACGCACGCGGTGCCGCACAGATCCTTGAACTGCTGAAGCAGCTCGACGAGAAGGCGGGCATCCGCATCAACCACTCGGTCGTGCTCACCCGCATGAATTCGATGGTGACGACGCGTGCCATGACGGCCATCAAGGTCTTGCTCGCATCGCGCGACGTTGCCGTGCTGGACACACCGATCGGCGAGCGCACCGCCTTCCGTGATATTTTCGACTGCGGCGGCACGTTGTATTCGATGGACCCGGCTAGGGTGAGCAACCTCGACAAGGCCCGCGAAAACGCGCGGCTTTTTGCCGAGGAAGTGATGCGCCTCATGCCGACGCGCAAGCGGGTTTCCCCGGCACGCGGCTTCTTCCGCACGATCCCGCGCGCGGCCTGAGCGAACAGATTTGACGAACGGCAAAAACGGCTGCGACCAAATGCGCAGCCGTTGTCCCCAATAGGCGCATGGCTTGGTAATGAACAATTTACCATGCCTAACCTAGTGATATTGCGTCTGAAAGCTATTCTTGAAGGCTCTGTGTCTTCGGCGTGATCCATGAGGGGTCGCGGGCGCGAGCGTGCCATTTGGCATTGCCGTCCCGATAGAGCGTTGTCGCTTTCCCCAGTTTCTCGTGTTGCCAGGATACCCAATCAGAATGAAGTCAGCCCCGCAGACTGCCAGCCAGAACCACGATATCGCGCGCCGTCTGGATTATCTCGGCCTCGACGAGCCGGCGCTGAAGCGGTTGCGCAGCCTGAAGCCCTTCATCGAGAAGGAGCTCGGTCCGGCGCTCGACAAGTTCTATGCCGTCGTGCGCAAGAGCCCGGAGGTCAACCACCTCTTCTCCAGTGATGCGCACATCAATCGCGCAAAGACTGCGCAGCTCGGTCACTGGGCAAACATCGCTGCCGGCGATTTCACGCATGACTATGCCGCGAAGGTTCAGACGATCGGCCATGTGCATGCGCGCATCGGCCTGGAGCCGCGCTGGTATATCGGCGGCTACGCGCTGATCGTCGAGCATCTTCTGGCGGAAGCGGTGAAATCACTTTGGCCGAAACAGGGGTTTTTCAGCCGCCAGGAAATCACGCCGGAGGAGTTTGCGGCGAAATTTTCCAGCCTGCTCAAGGCCATGTTCCTCGACATGGACCTCTCCATCTCCGTCTATATGGACACATCCGACGTCACCAAGCAGCAGGCAGTGCAGGCGCAGGTCGTTGCCGAGGAGCGCAAGATCGTCGGCGACAGTTTCGGTGCGGCGCTGAAGCGGATTTCGGATGGCGACCTCACCGCGCGCATCACCGGGCCGCTGCCGGAAGCCTATGAGACGCTGCGCGAAGATTTCAATCATGCCATTTCCACGCTCTCGCAGGCCATCGGCAGCATCGGTGTGGGGGCGGGCTCCATCCATCTGAGTGCCCAGGAGATTGCGGCGGCCTCTGACGATCTCGCCAAGCGCACGGAGCGGCAGGCGGCCAATCTCGAGGAAACCGCGGCCGCCGTCGAAGAGGTGACCACTACAGTGCGCCAGACGGCGCAGAGCGCCAACGAGGCGAATGCGCTCGTCATGGCGGCGCGCGACAATGCGCAGCGCGGCGGCGAAGTCGTGGAACACGCAATTGTCGCCATGGGCGAGATCCAGGCCTCGTCGTCGGCGATCGCCAACATCGTAGAGGTGATCGACGAGATTGCCTTCCAGACAAATCTTCTGGCGCTCAATGCCGGCATCGAGGCGGCACGGGCAGGCGAGGCGGGACGTGGCTTCGCGGTCGTGGCGTCGGAGGTGCGCGCACTCGCCCAGCGCTGTGCCGATGCCGCCAAGGACATCCAGGACCTGATCGCCAAGTCGCATGGTCAGGTCGAGGACGGTGTGCGCTCGGTCAACGAGGTCGCGCAGTCGCTGCGCCAGATCGTGTCTCAGGTCGTGGATGTGAGCGCTGTCTTCAACACCATCCGCTCCAGCACCGCGGAGCAGGCAACGGGTCTTCAGGCGGTCAACCAGGCGGTCAA encodes:
- a CDS encoding aldehyde dehydrogenase family protein, which translates into the protein MTVIKCISPVDGSVYAEREAMPLAAAQAVVARAKKAQKSWAKRPLEDRIQLVLKSVARVNEMADEIVPEIAWQMGRPVRYGGEFKGFNERSNYVAEIAGSSLAPIVIENSARFERRIEREPHGVVFVIAPWNYPYMTAINTIAPALMAGNVVIIKHAAQTLLVGERLVRAFAEAGVPEDVFQNVFLDHDTTSALIAGNSFDFVNFTGSVEGGRSIERAAAGTFTPVGLELGGKDPGYVMEDADLDAAVDTLMDGATYNSGQCCCGIERVYVNEKLYDAFVEKSVAWVSNYKLGNPLDPDTTLGPMAHKRFAATVRSQIADAVSKGAKALVDPKLFPADDGGAYVAPQVLVDVDHSMEFMTEETFGPAVGIMKVKNDAEALALMNDCKYGLTVSLWTKDSDRAATIARDLETGTVFQNRADYLDPALCWTGVKETGRGGSLSVIGFHNLTRPKSYHFRKA
- a CDS encoding globin-coupled sensor protein — encoded protein: MKSAPQTASQNHDIARRLDYLGLDEPALKRLRSLKPFIEKELGPALDKFYAVVRKSPEVNHLFSSDAHINRAKTAQLGHWANIAAGDFTHDYAAKVQTIGHVHARIGLEPRWYIGGYALIVEHLLAEAVKSLWPKQGFFSRQEITPEEFAAKFSSLLKAMFLDMDLSISVYMDTSDVTKQQAVQAQVVAEERKIVGDSFGAALKRISDGDLTARITGPLPEAYETLREDFNHAISTLSQAIGSIGVGAGSIHLSAQEIAAASDDLAKRTERQAANLEETAAAVEEVTTTVRQTAQSANEANALVMAARDNAQRGGEVVEHAIVAMGEIQASSSAIANIVEVIDEIAFQTNLLALNAGIEAARAGEAGRGFAVVASEVRALAQRCADAAKDIQDLIAKSHGQVEDGVRSVNEVAQSLRQIVSQVVDVSAVFNTIRSSTAEQATGLQAVNQAVNAMDQITQQNAAMVEQANAASQALTQEAASIAAQLSAFRTGGTAQPAHGSGYRRAA
- a CDS encoding glutamine synthetase family protein; translation: MTYTFDDLKKDVAEGRIDTVLACLVDMQGRLMGKRFQAEYFVESAYEETHSCNYLLATDMEMETVSGYKSTSWAAGYGDYTMKPDLATLRKLPWLEGTALVLCDVLDHHTHAEVPHSPRAILKKQVKRLEALGLKAFMASELEFFLFDQTFDDARESGYRDLRTASGYNEDYHIFQTTKEEDVMRALRKGLQGAGIPVENSKGEASPGQEEINVRYAEAVTMADRHSIIKNATKEIAWQRGKSVTFLAKWNYTAAGSSSHIHQSLWSLDGKEAKFFDKDAKYGMSELMHNYVAGLLAHASEITYFLAPYINSYKRFVAGTFAPTKAIWSKDNRTAGYRLCGEGTKGIRIECRVGGSDLNPYLAMAALLAAGIAGIEEKLELEAPFVGDAYGGKDAREIPKTLRGATAALTGSKMLREAFGDDVIDHYVRAAEWEQEEYDRRITDWEVARGFERA
- a CDS encoding iron-containing alcohol dehydrogenase, which codes for MTITANWSYPTAIKFGAGRIKELADHCKAVGMKKPLLVTDRGLSTMPITQGALDILAAAGLGRAMFAEVDPNPNDKNLEAGVKAYKDGGHDGVVAFGGGSGLDLGKAIAFMAGQTRPVWDFEDVGDWWTRANSDGIAPIIAVPTTAGTGSEVGRASVITNSETHTKKVIFHPKFLPSVTICDPELTVGMPKVITAGTGMDAFAHCLEAYCSPFYHPMSQGIALEGMRLVKEFLPRAYKDGTDIEARAHMMSAAAMGAVAFQKGLGAIHSLSHPVGAIYNTHHGMTNAVVMPPVLTFNRPAIEAKIVSAAAYLGIAGGFDGFFDYVLRLREELGVPDKLSALGVGTDRIDEMSEMAIVDPTAGGNPVELTLDAAKRLFVECI
- a CDS encoding N-formylglutamate amidohydrolase, giving the protein MGILTGEEGDPVALENASARGRVILVCEHASRLLPKSLGTLGLSEEALASHIAWDPGALAVSRLMAKSLDATLIFQRFSRLVYDCNRPPESPAAMPEKSEVFDVSGNIGLDQAARDARTEALYLPFREKLSRLVKDRIAEGRAPVIVTMHSFTPVYFGKPRAVEIGVLHDADTRLADAMLAAVGTGGLYDTRRNEPYGPEDGVTHTLKEHGLSNGLLNVMIEVRNDLIRDEVDQRVVADYLTGLLIESLPAA
- a CDS encoding AAA family ATPase; amino-acid sequence: MAVISVANAKGGSGKTTAAVLLATELVQRGARTALLDCDELKLAASWVRAARLGEGLTLLDNIAVSNFAGNLKALRGSHDHVIIDLSGARDALVAFAAGLSDLVLVPVQGCAMDSRGAAHVLELVDLVSANAHLPIKRAVVLSRVNPLVTTHALRNVKTVLDAARIPVVGTPVIERSAFRDMFETGGTLYSMNGGRVSNLDKAILNMQVLADDVLRLVGVGEGGKTWAKTAVAAPARTGLSSSPPVSVPAGP
- a CDS encoding ParA family protein, producing the protein MPVITFANAKGGAGKTTAALILATELASQGHRVTILDADPQRWISHWHEISGRQHNIAVISEVSMASIQCHIRENRDTTDYFIIDLAGARDALVATAIGLSDHVMIPVQGCAMDARGAAQILELLKQLDEKAGIRINHSVVLTRMNSMVTTRAMTAIKVLLASRDVAVLDTPIGERTAFRDIFDCGGTLYSMDPARVSNLDKARENARLFAEEVMRLMPTRKRVSPARGFFRTIPRAA
- a CDS encoding amino acid permease → MSGYSDNDKHEDMQVLHSMGYAQELERRMSQFSNFAVSFSIICILSGGINSLAQATSGAGGAAIGIGWPLGCFISLVFAVAMAQISSAYPTAGGLYHWGSILGNRFTGWLTAWFNLLGLVTVLGAINVGTYYFFMGSFGTPYFGLEDTTTTRIIFLAVITGAQALVNHMGIGLTAKLTDFSGYLIFATSILLAIVCLIAADSYDIGRLFTFSNYSGAAGGNVWPENSGTWVFLLGLLLPIYTITGYDASAHTSEETVKAATSVPRGMVSSVLWSALFGYIMLCSFVLMIPSSVTNADGTTTEGMAAAAAQGWNVFFWTMDTQVHPVVKDVLYFFILIAQWLCGLATVTSVSRMIFAFSRDGGLPFSRGLSKVSPNYRTPVAAIWTGSILSVLFVWGSSLVSIGETPVYTVVVSCTVIFLFFSFAIPIALGLFAWGTSKWDKMGPWNLGEGVFKLFAILSIIAMVLIFVLGIQPPNDWALYITVGFLVLTAIIWFGLENRRFKGPPIGDEVARRQAEIAAAEKAVGQV